A region from the Candidatus Cloacimonadota bacterium genome encodes:
- a CDS encoding zinc ribbon domain-containing protein, which produces MIITTIARKKQKANKDKMKQPQGASTASKTSTVSTSSSPATSSQTLASTLKKKYKCTRCGAEMEADAVFCPNCGKKREGRSLGVPLKTTPGNRTYCNFCGAKLPKDGKFCESCGTPIVR; this is translated from the coding sequence GCGCAAAAAGCAGAAGGCAAATAAAGATAAAATGAAACAACCGCAAGGTGCTTCTACTGCGTCTAAAACTTCTACGGTTTCCACAAGTTCTTCTCCTGCAACTTCCAGTCAAACTTTAGCCAGTACCTTGAAAAAGAAGTATAAATGTACTCGTTGCGGCGCAGAAATGGAAGCAGATGCAGTTTTCTGTCCCAATTGCGGGAAAAAGCGTGAAGGGCGATCTTTGGGCGTACCCTTGAAAACAACCCCTGGAAATCGCACTTACTGTAATTTCTGTGGTGCAAAACTACCTAAAGATGGAAAATTCTGTGAAAGCTGCGGAACTCCGATAGTACGCTGA